Proteins encoded in a region of the Triticum dicoccoides isolate Atlit2015 ecotype Zavitan chromosome 3A, WEW_v2.0, whole genome shotgun sequence genome:
- the LOC119273230 gene encoding putative glutaredoxin-C2: MAERVTKLASQRAVVIFGVSNCCMCHAVKTLFTELGVSWVVHELDKDPRGKDVERALAGMVGRSPPVPAVFIGGRLVGPTDKVMTLHLSGQLVPLLRQAGALWL; this comes from the coding sequence ATGGCGGAAAGAGTGACGAAGCTGGCGTCGCAGCGGGCGGTGGTGATCTTCGGGGTGAGCAACTGCTGCATGTGCCACGCGGTGAAGACGCTCTTCACGGAGCTGGGCGTGAGCTGGGTGGTGCACGAGCTGGACAAGGACCCCCGCGGGAAGGACGTCGAGAGGGCGCTCGCCGGCATGGTCGGACGGAGCCCGCCCGTGCCTGCGGTCTTCATCGGCGGCAGGCTCGTCGGCCCCACCGACAAGGTCATGACGCTGCACCTCAGTGGCCAGCTGGTGCCGCTCCTCCGCCAGGCCGGCGCCCTTTGGCTCTGA